From a single Acidobacteriota bacterium genomic region:
- a CDS encoding alpha/beta hydrolase-fold protein has protein sequence MNLLHTAHIPAGDGPFPTLFVLHGWGASAHDLLGLAPWLHGGEALVLSPQGSIPVPLGGGVEGYGWFPLDPGGPPSEEVFDQARRELRQFVDGAFESFPIDRRKVAVLGFSQGGVMAYDLVLGAPQEFCGLAALSSWLPESLAASHAAAEDHQELPTLVVHGTEDSVIAVERARESREALRPFGVSLTYREFDMGHEIRPEALALLADWLGRRVFPG, from the coding sequence ATGAATCTGCTTCATACCGCTCATATCCCGGCCGGCGACGGACCGTTTCCAACTCTCTTCGTTCTTCACGGCTGGGGCGCCAGCGCTCACGATCTCCTCGGCCTGGCCCCCTGGCTGCACGGCGGTGAGGCCCTCGTGCTCAGTCCCCAGGGCTCGATCCCGGTTCCCCTCGGCGGTGGCGTCGAAGGCTACGGCTGGTTCCCCCTCGACCCCGGCGGACCACCCTCCGAGGAGGTGTTCGACCAAGCCCGGCGTGAGCTTCGGCAGTTCGTCGATGGCGCCTTCGAGAGCTTTCCCATCGACCGCCGGAAAGTCGCCGTCCTGGGCTTCAGCCAGGGAGGCGTGATGGCCTACGACCTGGTGTTGGGAGCGCCGCAGGAATTCTGCGGCTTGGCGGCTCTGTCCTCTTGGCTCCCCGAAAGCCTCGCCGCCAGCCATGCTGCCGCCGAAGACCATCAGGAGCTGCCCACCCTGGTTGTTCACGGCACCGAGGACTCCGTGATCGCCGTCGAGCGCGCCCGTGAATCGCGTGAAGCCCTGCGCCCCTTCGGGGTTTCGCTGACCTACCGGGAGTTCGACATGGGGCACGAGATTCGCCCCGAGGCCCTGGCCTTGCTCGCAGACTGGCTCGGCCGTCGGGTCTTTCCCGGCTGA
- a CDS encoding methyltransferase domain-containing protein has protein sequence MSAFRPFFAAVLLASILAGCHSLEPRQADPAEVRELTVVMDLTAGKTFADVGAGRGEWALALAEAVAPGGTVLATEVDQERLDEIRQRFAAAGLRRARAVLGDDTSTGLDAGCCDALLLRRVYHHFVAPRAMNRSLFEALKPGGLLAVVDYSTYDGSPIEGVPADRESHSVRPDIVEKEALAAGFEVVAHHSPWNGRDDMYCLILRRPAN, from the coding sequence GTGAGCGCGTTCCGTCCCTTCTTCGCCGCCGTCCTTCTCGCCTCGATCCTGGCGGGCTGTCACAGCCTGGAGCCACGCCAGGCCGATCCGGCCGAGGTGCGCGAGTTGACGGTGGTGATGGACCTGACCGCCGGCAAGACCTTCGCCGACGTCGGAGCCGGCCGTGGCGAGTGGGCCCTGGCTCTCGCCGAGGCGGTCGCGCCCGGCGGCACCGTGTTGGCGACGGAGGTCGATCAAGAGCGCCTCGACGAGATCCGTCAGCGCTTCGCCGCGGCCGGTCTGCGTCGAGCCCGGGCGGTGCTCGGAGACGACACCTCGACGGGCCTCGATGCGGGTTGCTGCGATGCCCTCTTGCTACGCCGCGTCTACCACCACTTCGTGGCACCGCGGGCGATGAATCGAAGCCTTTTCGAGGCCTTGAAGCCCGGTGGGCTACTCGCCGTGGTCGACTACTCGACCTACGATGGCTCGCCGATCGAGGGGGTGCCGGCAGACCGCGAGTCGCACAGCGTTCGACCGGACATCGTCGAGAAGGAAGCCCTCGCCGCTGGGTTCGAAGTGGTCGCGCACCACTCCCCCTGGAATGGGCGCGACGATATGTACTGTCTGATTCTGCGTCGACCGGCTAATTGA
- a CDS encoding transglutaminase-like domain-containing protein encodes MENFGDSSASRQRFARLVARPDGQIDLAEGALLIAAEEYPELDIEDQLRRLDGLADAARGALAEVEDDPLLRLQRLNRFLFVESGFRGNREDYYDPRNSFLNEVLERRLGIPITLSLVLMEVGRRAGVELEGVGFPGHFLVRHGQTLLDPFDGGRFLNCHDCQDLLACMTGGRMPFHDGLLRTASNHEILLRMLNNLRGIYSEIGDQERVIAVLDRLLLLAPEDGILRRDRGLLLLERGECSRALADLQAYLTAEPGALDRCRIELAAMRAQRRAGLVN; translated from the coding sequence ATGGAAAATTTCGGGGACAGCTCAGCGAGCCGCCAGCGATTCGCCCGTCTGGTCGCACGACCGGACGGCCAGATCGACCTCGCCGAAGGGGCATTGCTGATCGCTGCCGAGGAGTATCCGGAGCTCGATATCGAGGACCAGCTACGCCGCCTCGATGGGCTCGCCGACGCTGCCCGAGGAGCTCTCGCCGAGGTCGAGGACGATCCCCTCCTGAGGTTGCAGCGCCTCAATCGCTTCCTGTTCGTCGAGAGTGGATTCCGCGGCAACCGCGAGGATTACTACGATCCCCGCAACAGTTTTCTCAACGAGGTACTCGAACGGCGATTGGGGATCCCGATCACCCTTTCCCTGGTGCTGATGGAAGTCGGCCGGCGCGCCGGTGTCGAGCTCGAAGGGGTGGGGTTCCCGGGCCACTTCCTGGTGCGCCATGGGCAGACCCTGCTCGACCCCTTCGACGGTGGCCGTTTTCTCAACTGCCACGACTGCCAGGATCTCCTGGCCTGCATGACCGGCGGCCGGATGCCCTTCCACGACGGTCTCCTGCGCACCGCCAGCAATCACGAGATCTTGTTGCGCATGCTCAACAATCTGCGCGGTATCTACTCCGAGATCGGCGACCAGGAGCGCGTCATCGCGGTGCTCGATCGCCTGCTTCTGCTGGCGCCGGAGGATGGCATCTTGCGGCGAGATCGCGGCCTGCTTCTGCTCGAACGCGGCGAGTGCAGTCGCGCCTTGGCGGATCTCCAAGCCTACCTGACGGCGGAGCCGGGGGCCCTCGATCGCTGCCGGATCGAGCTCGCGGCGATGCGAGCGCAGCGCCGGGCCGGCTTGGTCAATTAG
- a CDS encoding RidA family protein: MAFERVFSGAPWEQKVGYCRAIKAAGQIYVTGTVAVGDDGQSLFPDDPLRQTRRCLELIDKAFRELGADLSKVVRTRFFVTDISRWSEIGEAHREVFGDHPPATTMVEVKALIAPDFLVEIEADAVIE, from the coding sequence ATGGCCTTCGAGCGCGTCTTCTCGGGAGCTCCGTGGGAGCAAAAGGTGGGCTATTGCCGCGCCATCAAGGCGGCGGGGCAAATCTATGTCACCGGCACGGTCGCGGTCGGGGATGACGGGCAGAGTCTGTTCCCGGACGATCCTTTGCGGCAAACGCGGCGCTGTCTCGAGCTGATCGACAAGGCCTTTCGGGAGCTCGGAGCCGATCTCTCGAAGGTCGTCCGCACTCGCTTCTTCGTCACCGACATCAGTCGTTGGAGCGAGATCGGCGAGGCCCATCGAGAGGTTTTCGGGGATCATCCGCCGGCGACCACCATGGTCGAAGTGAAAGCCCTGATCGCGCCTGACTTCCTGGTCGAGATCGAGGCCGATGCAGTGATCGAGTAG
- a CDS encoding DUF4190 domain-containing protein: protein MSQASNEIMKAVLPVGRSAWAIAAGYLAFFAIFLIPAPIALLCGLMALRDLRQRPAVGGRGRAWFAIISGGFFTLFGLFVGGVLLFAPAA from the coding sequence ATGAGTCAAGCCTCGAACGAGATCATGAAGGCGGTTCTTCCGGTCGGACGCTCGGCCTGGGCGATCGCCGCCGGCTATCTCGCCTTCTTCGCCATCTTTCTGATTCCGGCCCCGATCGCCCTGCTCTGTGGGCTGATGGCCCTGCGCGATCTCCGGCAGCGTCCCGCCGTCGGTGGCCGTGGGCGGGCTTGGTTCGCCATCATCAGCGGCGGCTTCTTCACCCTTTTCGGACTCTTCGTCGGCGGCGTCCTGCTGTTCGCGCCCGCCGCCTGA
- a CDS encoding prolyl oligopeptidase family serine peptidase codes for MSFRAPFLSALCLLLGGLLTTQPATAQYQQPQQDLVDLLDAPLTPRLRIHPQGRAVALLDRPSQPTIATLAEPELRLAGIRVKTRSNARSWTLYSRGITLVDLEGRSRPVTSLPPDAHLENFRWSPDGEHFAFTHTTADGLELWTASLADAEARRLTGPILNLAMARGISWLPDSSALVTTVRPANQRAVPSAPTVPSGPVIQETTGKAAPARTYQDLLKSRHDEALFDHYFTSQVARIGLDGKVERLTDPAIVWQVDPSPDGRYLLLETLHRPYSYLVPAFRFPRRIAILDGSGEVVHELADRPLMEGVPTAFGSVVTGPRQPMWRADVDASLAWAEALDGGDAGAEAKLRDRLYLLAAPFTGEPQKLADLELRFSSVQWGHDDLALVSTWWWKSRQTRAWRVHPASPAKAPKLVHEGSFEDRYGDPGEPVMQANARGRQQLLTLDDGKSLVMIGDGASEEGDRPFLDLWNLDSDEKQRLFRSQAPHYERPLDILSADGQRFLTLRESVEEPPNLYVRDLTSDSLQQITDMPHPTPQLLGVSKELIRYRRADGVQLTGTLYLPKGYEAERDGPLPTMLWAYPQEFKSADAAGQVTDSPHRFTRIGWWSPMLWLTQGYAVLDDPTLPIIGEGDDEPNDTYVEQLVNGAAAAIDELVRRGVGDRDRMVIGGHSYGAFMTANLLAHSDLFAAGIARSGAYNRTLTPFGFQAEERSVWQAPEIYFAMSPFMHADKVNEPILLIHGQVDNNSGTYPMQSERFYNALKGLGATARLVMLPHESHGYRARESILHMLWETERWLDTYVKNKPQDEAQAAAR; via the coding sequence ATGAGCTTCCGAGCCCCCTTCCTTTCCGCCCTCTGCCTGCTTCTCGGCGGCCTGCTCACGACACAGCCGGCGACGGCCCAATATCAGCAGCCGCAACAGGACCTGGTCGATCTTCTCGACGCACCTCTCACGCCGCGGCTGCGCATTCATCCCCAGGGCCGGGCGGTGGCTCTGCTCGATCGCCCGAGCCAGCCCACCATCGCCACCCTCGCCGAGCCGGAGCTGCGCCTCGCCGGCATCCGGGTGAAGACGCGCAGCAACGCGCGCAGCTGGACCCTCTACTCGCGCGGCATCACGCTGGTCGATCTCGAAGGCCGCAGCCGGCCGGTCACCAGCCTGCCGCCGGATGCCCACCTCGAGAATTTCCGCTGGTCACCGGATGGCGAGCACTTCGCCTTCACCCACACGACGGCCGACGGCCTGGAGCTGTGGACCGCCTCTCTCGCCGACGCCGAGGCCCGGCGCCTCACCGGCCCGATCCTCAATCTCGCCATGGCGCGCGGCATCTCGTGGCTGCCGGACAGCTCCGCCCTGGTCACCACCGTGCGGCCGGCGAACCAGCGTGCGGTGCCGAGCGCGCCGACCGTGCCGAGTGGACCGGTCATTCAGGAAACCACCGGCAAGGCGGCACCGGCCCGCACCTACCAAGACCTCCTCAAGAGCCGTCACGACGAGGCTCTGTTCGATCACTACTTCACCTCTCAAGTCGCCCGGATCGGTCTCGACGGCAAGGTCGAGCGATTGACCGACCCGGCAATCGTCTGGCAGGTCGATCCGTCGCCGGACGGCCGCTACCTGCTCCTCGAAACCCTCCACCGGCCCTACTCCTACCTGGTGCCGGCGTTTCGCTTCCCGCGCCGCATCGCGATCCTCGACGGCTCTGGCGAAGTCGTCCACGAGCTCGCCGACCGGCCGCTGATGGAGGGTGTGCCGACGGCCTTCGGCAGCGTCGTGACGGGCCCCCGGCAGCCGATGTGGCGAGCCGACGTCGACGCCTCCCTGGCCTGGGCCGAGGCCCTCGATGGCGGCGATGCCGGCGCCGAAGCGAAGCTGCGGGACCGCCTCTACCTGCTCGCCGCACCGTTCACCGGCGAGCCTCAGAAGCTGGCCGACCTCGAGCTGCGCTTCAGCTCCGTGCAATGGGGCCACGACGACCTCGCCCTGGTCAGCACTTGGTGGTGGAAATCGCGCCAGACCCGCGCCTGGCGGGTGCATCCGGCCTCGCCGGCCAAGGCTCCGAAGCTGGTTCACGAGGGCTCCTTCGAGGATCGCTACGGCGATCCCGGAGAGCCGGTGATGCAAGCCAACGCCCGCGGCCGCCAGCAGCTCCTCACCCTGGACGACGGCAAGTCCCTGGTGATGATCGGGGACGGCGCGTCGGAAGAGGGTGATCGTCCGTTCCTCGATCTCTGGAACCTCGACAGCGACGAGAAACAACGACTGTTCCGCTCCCAGGCACCGCACTACGAGCGCCCCCTCGACATCCTCAGCGCCGATGGCCAGCGCTTCCTGACCCTGCGCGAGTCGGTCGAAGAGCCGCCCAACCTGTACGTGCGCGATCTGACCAGCGATTCGCTGCAGCAGATCACCGACATGCCCCACCCCACCCCGCAGCTCCTCGGCGTGTCGAAGGAGCTGATTCGCTACCGGCGGGCGGACGGCGTCCAGCTCACCGGCACCCTCTACCTGCCGAAGGGCTACGAGGCCGAGCGCGATGGCCCCCTCCCCACCATGCTGTGGGCCTATCCCCAGGAGTTCAAGAGCGCCGACGCCGCCGGCCAGGTGACCGATTCGCCCCATCGCTTCACCCGCATCGGTTGGTGGTCGCCGATGCTCTGGCTTACCCAGGGCTACGCCGTCCTCGACGACCCCACTCTGCCGATCATTGGCGAAGGCGACGACGAGCCCAACGACACCTACGTCGAGCAGCTGGTCAACGGCGCCGCCGCGGCGATCGACGAGCTGGTGCGACGCGGCGTCGGCGATCGCGACCGGATGGTCATCGGCGGCCACTCCTACGGCGCCTTCATGACCGCCAATCTGCTCGCCCACTCCGACCTCTTCGCCGCCGGCATCGCCCGCAGCGGCGCCTACAACCGCACCCTGACGCCCTTCGGCTTCCAGGCCGAGGAGCGCTCCGTGTGGCAGGCGCCGGAGATCTACTTCGCCATGTCGCCCTTCATGCACGCCGACAAGGTCAACGAGCCGATCCTGCTGATCCACGGTCAGGTGGACAACAACTCCGGCACCTACCCGATGCAGAGCGAGCGCTTCTACAACGCCCTCAAGGGCCTCGGCGCGACCGCCCGGCTGGTGATGCTGCCGCACGAGAGCCACGGCTACCGCGCCCGCGAGTCGATTCTCCACATGCTGTGGGAAACGGAGCGCTGGCTCGACACCTACGTCAAGAACAAGCCCCAAGACGAGGCCCAGGCCGCCGCCAGATGA
- a CDS encoding DUF3465 domain-containing protein, with the protein MRPKHPRRRLGRKRYLFLMILFASIWVIRDSGWLSRGGSSTAGPESGAGAIAEAYQGERSGLWVEAGGEVVRRLPDDLQGSRHQRMIVQVTPEQTILLSHNIDLADRLDIAVGDSIRFRGRYEWNDRGGVVHWTHHDPDGRHQGGWVEIDGQRVR; encoded by the coding sequence ATGCGCCCGAAGCACCCGCGGCGGCGCCTCGGCCGCAAGCGATATCTCTTCCTGATGATCCTGTTCGCCAGCATCTGGGTGATTCGGGATTCCGGCTGGCTTTCCCGCGGCGGCTCCAGCACCGCCGGCCCGGAAAGCGGTGCCGGAGCCATCGCCGAGGCCTACCAGGGGGAACGTTCGGGCCTGTGGGTCGAAGCCGGCGGTGAGGTCGTGCGCCGGCTACCGGACGACCTCCAGGGCTCCCGCCACCAGCGCATGATCGTCCAGGTGACCCCCGAGCAAACCATCCTGCTGAGCCACAACATCGACCTCGCCGACCGCCTCGACATCGCCGTCGGCGACTCCATTCGCTTCCGCGGCAGATACGAGTGGAACGACCGCGGCGGGGTCGTCCACTGGACCCACCACGACCCCGACGGTCGCCACCAGGGCGGCTGGGTCGAGATCGACGGTCAGCGCGTTCGCTAG